From the Paraburkholderia sp. PREW-6R genome, one window contains:
- a CDS encoding ABC transporter permease has translation MSSPATLSPPVREEYERTLEPLREIAVEAPLPLGKRVFAQSGLRKTLIALVLVGLWEIAARAINNDLLLPTFGATLSAFVQGVWSGELLQKTAVSMSVLLRGYLLGAALAFLLTSLAVSTRVGRDVLSMLTAMFNPLPSIALLPIALLWFGLGTGSLLFVLVHSVLWPLALNTYSGFQSVPETLRMTGRNYGLTGLRHVLLILVPAALPAILAGLRVGWAFAWRTLIAAELVFGASSGSGGLGWYIFQNRNELYTDRVFAGLAAVIVIGLLVEHLVFDTLERMTVRRWGVQR, from the coding sequence ATGAGTTCTCCCGCCACATTGTCGCCGCCGGTTCGAGAGGAATACGAACGGACTCTGGAGCCGCTTCGCGAAATCGCCGTCGAAGCGCCGTTGCCGCTCGGCAAGCGAGTCTTCGCGCAGAGCGGTTTGCGTAAAACGCTGATCGCGCTCGTGCTTGTCGGGCTATGGGAAATCGCCGCGCGCGCAATCAATAACGATCTGCTGTTGCCGACGTTCGGCGCCACGCTCAGCGCTTTCGTCCAGGGCGTCTGGTCGGGCGAGCTGCTGCAGAAAACGGCCGTGTCGATGTCAGTGCTGCTGCGCGGCTATCTGCTTGGCGCCGCGCTCGCTTTTCTGCTTACGTCGCTGGCGGTATCCACACGCGTGGGCCGCGACGTGCTCTCGATGCTCACGGCGATGTTCAACCCGTTGCCGTCCATCGCGTTGCTGCCGATCGCATTGCTCTGGTTCGGTCTGGGCACAGGCAGCCTGCTGTTCGTGCTGGTGCATTCGGTGCTATGGCCGCTCGCGCTGAATACTTACTCGGGCTTCCAGTCGGTGCCCGAGACGCTGCGCATGACAGGGCGAAACTACGGGCTCACCGGCCTGCGCCACGTGCTGCTGATTCTGGTGCCTGCCGCGTTGCCGGCTATTCTCGCCGGCTTGCGGGTGGGCTGGGCGTTCGCATGGCGCACGCTGATCGCCGCGGAACTCGTGTTTGGCGCGAGTTCGGGCAGCGGCGGGCTCGGCTGGTACATTTTCCAGAATCGCAACGAGCTATATACGGATCGCGTTTTTGCGGGTCTTGCCGCGGTGATCGTGATAGGACTGCTGGTCGAGCATCTCGTGTTCGACACGCTGGAGCGCATGACCGTGCGTCGCTGGGGCGTGCAGCGCTAA
- a CDS encoding aldehyde dehydrogenase family protein, which translates to MSAQAQTIFIAGEWMGAESAQVIDVRSPADGEVFAAISRGGQHEIDHAVAAARRALDGAWGTMAGFERGRILTRLSDLILANSEELAQLEARDTGKPITQARTDIKATARYFEFYAGAADKVLGDVLPFLDGYQVTVQREARGVVGLIIPWNYPASMFGRTLGPALATGNVAVLKPAEDASMSCIRLTALAAEAGLPAGVLNLVTGLGEEAGAALSRHPDVDFLSFTGSPEVGTLIQTEAAKNHVPCVLELGGKSPQIVFDDADFERAAQTIVGVIVQNAGQTCSAGSRVLIQRSAYDRFVKMLVERMAAIRVGAPAADLECGPVINSTQAGKVQGFLDRAGEAGIGVLAQGKLDASAAQSGYYVKPTLFGPVPSDHELAQDEVFGPVLAAIPFDDEADAIRIANGTPYGLVAGLWTENGARQMRVAKKLRVGQVFINNYGAGGGIELPFGGVKRSGHGREKGLEALKEYTVAKTIVLRHG; encoded by the coding sequence ATGTCCGCGCAGGCACAGACAATCTTCATCGCAGGCGAATGGATGGGCGCCGAATCGGCGCAGGTGATCGACGTTCGCTCGCCTGCAGACGGTGAGGTATTCGCCGCGATCTCGCGCGGTGGCCAGCACGAAATCGATCACGCGGTGGCCGCCGCGCGGCGCGCGCTCGACGGTGCGTGGGGCACCATGGCCGGCTTTGAACGCGGGCGCATTCTGACGAGGCTGTCGGACCTGATTCTCGCCAACAGTGAAGAACTCGCGCAACTCGAAGCGCGCGATACGGGCAAGCCCATCACTCAGGCGCGAACCGATATCAAGGCCACCGCGCGCTACTTCGAGTTCTACGCCGGCGCGGCCGACAAGGTCCTCGGCGACGTACTGCCGTTTCTCGACGGCTATCAGGTCACCGTGCAGCGGGAAGCGCGCGGTGTGGTCGGGCTGATCATTCCGTGGAATTATCCGGCGTCGATGTTCGGCCGCACGCTCGGACCCGCGCTCGCCACGGGCAACGTCGCGGTCCTGAAGCCGGCGGAAGATGCAAGCATGAGCTGCATCCGCCTGACCGCGCTCGCCGCAGAGGCGGGCTTGCCGGCCGGCGTGCTGAACCTCGTCACGGGTCTGGGCGAAGAGGCGGGCGCTGCGCTGTCCCGGCATCCCGATGTCGACTTTCTGTCCTTCACCGGTTCGCCCGAGGTTGGCACGCTGATCCAGACGGAGGCCGCGAAAAACCACGTGCCGTGCGTGCTGGAACTGGGTGGCAAGTCGCCGCAGATCGTTTTCGACGACGCCGACTTCGAGCGCGCCGCGCAAACCATCGTCGGCGTGATCGTACAGAACGCGGGGCAAACGTGTTCGGCCGGCAGCCGTGTGCTGATTCAGCGCTCGGCGTACGACCGCTTCGTGAAGATGCTGGTAGAGCGCATGGCCGCGATTCGCGTGGGCGCGCCGGCGGCGGACCTCGAATGCGGGCCCGTGATCAACAGCACTCAGGCAGGCAAGGTGCAGGGCTTTCTCGACCGCGCGGGCGAAGCCGGGATCGGCGTGCTGGCGCAAGGCAAGCTCGATGCGAGCGCCGCGCAATCCGGCTATTACGTGAAGCCAACGTTATTCGGCCCTGTACCGTCCGATCACGAACTGGCGCAGGACGAAGTGTTCGGCCCGGTGCTCGCCGCGATTCCATTCGACGACGAAGCCGACGCGATCCGTATCGCCAACGGCACGCCTTACGGCCTTGTCGCGGGCCTGTGGACGGAGAACGGAGCACGCCAGATGCGCGTCGCCAAAAAGCTGCGCGTAGGGCAGGTCTTCATCAACAACTACGGTGCGGGCGGCGGCATCGAACTGCCGTTCGGCGGCGTGAAGCGCAGCGGCCACGGGCGCGAGAAAGGGCTCGAAGCGCTCAAGGAGTACACGGTGGCAAAGACGATCGTGTTGCGCCACGGCTAA
- a CDS encoding ABC transporter substrate-binding protein: protein MITRFRPTAARSTFACRATASLLTISLGLAGVGAALPARAEGQIRIAEQFGVVYLLLNVARDQQFVEKEGRKQGLDIKVDWVKLSGGAAVNDALLSGAVDIAGAGVGPLLTIWDRTYGRQNVKGVASLGNLPYYLVSNNPNVKTIADFTDKDRIAVPAVSVSVQSRVLQYAAAKRWGDKDYNRLDRYTQALPHPDAAAAIIAGGTEITGHFGNPPFQEQELAGNPKAHIVLNSYDVLGGPSSATVLYATEKFRNSNPKTYRAFVDALADAARFISTNPDAAADIYIRTNQSKIDRNLLLKVIKDPQVQFKVAPQNTLGLAQFMHRVGAIKNEPKSWKDYFFDDPATAAGS from the coding sequence ATGATCACCAGGTTCCGTCCAACCGCCGCGCGGTCGACTTTTGCTTGCCGCGCGACTGCCTCGCTGCTCACCATCTCACTGGGGCTGGCAGGCGTGGGCGCGGCGCTGCCCGCGCGGGCTGAAGGACAGATAAGGATCGCCGAGCAGTTCGGCGTGGTCTATCTGCTGCTGAACGTGGCGCGTGATCAGCAGTTCGTCGAGAAGGAAGGGCGCAAGCAGGGTCTGGACATCAAGGTCGACTGGGTCAAACTGTCCGGCGGCGCAGCGGTCAACGACGCGCTGCTTTCGGGCGCGGTGGATATCGCAGGCGCCGGCGTGGGGCCTTTGCTGACGATCTGGGACCGCACCTACGGCAGGCAGAATGTAAAGGGCGTCGCGTCGCTCGGCAATCTGCCGTACTACCTCGTCAGCAACAACCCGAACGTGAAGACGATCGCCGACTTCACGGACAAAGACCGTATCGCGGTGCCGGCTGTGAGCGTGTCGGTGCAGTCCCGCGTTCTGCAATATGCGGCGGCCAAACGCTGGGGCGACAAGGATTACAACCGTCTCGACAGATACACCCAGGCGTTGCCTCATCCGGACGCCGCCGCGGCGATCATCGCGGGCGGCACGGAAATCACCGGGCATTTCGGCAATCCGCCGTTCCAGGAGCAGGAACTGGCCGGCAACCCGAAGGCGCATATCGTGCTGAACTCCTACGACGTGCTGGGCGGCCCGAGTTCCGCGACCGTGCTGTATGCCACGGAAAAATTCCGCAACAGCAACCCGAAGACCTATCGCGCGTTCGTCGATGCGCTCGCCGACGCGGCCCGTTTCATCTCGACGAATCCCGACGCTGCCGCCGACATTTATATCCGCACCAATCAGTCGAAGATCGACCGTAATCTGCTGCTGAAGGTGATCAAGGATCCGCAGGTGCAGTTCAAGGTTGCGCCGCAGAACACACTCGGGCTTGCGCAATTCATGCATCGCGTCGGCGCGATCAAAAACGAACCGAAGTCGTGGAAAGACTATTTCTTCGACGACCCGGCAACCGCGGCGGGCAGCTAG
- a CDS encoding c-type cytochrome — protein sequence MREARYKPPRGRVALSAVCLLLVFASCSSVAPQARDGPLQREAPHDIGTPLTAADVAAWNIDVAPDGRGLPAGSGDVATGAHVFATKCAACHGAHGQGGLGDALVGGQGTLASTKPMRTVGSYWPYATTLFDYIRRAMPYNAPESLSADEVYAVSAFLLNQNGIVPADTRLDAASLPRIVMPNRAGFVPDPRPGQL from the coding sequence ATGCGTGAGGCGCGCTACAAGCCTCCACGTGGACGTGTTGCACTGTCCGCAGTGTGTCTGCTGTTGGTGTTCGCGTCGTGTTCGTCCGTTGCGCCGCAAGCCCGCGACGGTCCGCTACAGCGGGAAGCACCGCACGATATCGGTACGCCGCTCACCGCAGCGGATGTCGCCGCGTGGAATATCGACGTGGCGCCGGACGGGCGGGGACTGCCTGCCGGCAGCGGGGACGTGGCCACCGGCGCGCACGTGTTCGCGACGAAATGCGCGGCATGTCACGGTGCCCACGGGCAAGGCGGCCTGGGCGATGCGCTGGTGGGCGGGCAGGGGACGCTCGCGAGCACGAAGCCCATGCGCACGGTCGGCAGCTACTGGCCGTATGCAACGACGCTGTTCGACTATATCCGCCGCGCCATGCCGTACAACGCGCCCGAGTCGCTTTCCGCCGACGAGGTGTATGCGGTAAGCGCATTCCTGCTCAATCAGAACGGAATCGTGCCCGCCGACACGCGGCTCGATGCCGCGTCGTTGCCGCGCATAGTCATGCCCAACCGCGCGGGATTCGTGCCCGATCCGCGTCCCGGGCAGCTTTGA
- a CDS encoding HoxN/HupN/NixA family nickel/cobalt transporter, whose protein sequence is MADLIKALSGNEHGRLRQKIGGLYLFLIAFNIIAWVWAFVAFHRYPLLMGTCLLAYSFGLRHAVDADHIAAIDNVTRKLMQGGKRPVTIGLAFSLGHSTIVVLASAGIAATAMALQSRMAAFKDIGGLIGTIVSTLFLFAIALMNLWILGSVIRAFRRVRRGEPYVDEDFDMLLADRGFLARIFRPLFGLVTKSWHMYFLGFLFGLGFDTATEVGLLGLSAAGATQGMPIWSILVFPVLFTAGMTLIDTTDSVLMLGAYGWAFVKPIRKLYYNITITTISALVALLVGSVEGLGLAADRLQLTGSFWNLIGSLNDHFGMIGYVIIGVFIVSWLVSAAFYKWKRFDELDARSSEA, encoded by the coding sequence ATGGCCGATCTGATCAAGGCACTGTCCGGCAACGAACATGGCCGTCTTCGCCAGAAAATTGGCGGCCTTTACCTGTTTTTGATCGCGTTCAACATCATCGCCTGGGTCTGGGCATTCGTCGCTTTTCACCGGTATCCGCTGCTGATGGGCACGTGCCTGCTCGCGTACTCGTTCGGACTGCGGCATGCGGTCGACGCGGACCACATCGCGGCGATCGACAACGTGACGCGCAAGCTGATGCAAGGCGGCAAGCGGCCCGTCACGATCGGCCTCGCTTTTTCGCTCGGCCACTCCACCATTGTCGTACTCGCGTCGGCCGGCATCGCGGCCACCGCGATGGCGCTGCAAAGCCGGATGGCGGCTTTCAAGGATATCGGCGGATTGATCGGCACGATCGTCTCCACGCTTTTTCTGTTTGCGATCGCGTTGATGAATCTGTGGATTCTTGGCTCAGTGATTCGCGCGTTCCGCAGGGTTCGACGCGGCGAACCGTACGTCGACGAGGATTTCGACATGCTGCTCGCCGACCGTGGCTTCCTTGCACGGATTTTCCGGCCGCTGTTCGGGCTCGTCACGAAGAGCTGGCACATGTACTTTCTCGGCTTCCTGTTCGGGCTGGGATTCGATACCGCGACCGAGGTCGGCCTGCTCGGCCTCTCCGCAGCGGGGGCGACACAAGGGATGCCGATCTGGTCGATCCTCGTGTTCCCCGTGCTTTTCACCGCGGGCATGACGCTGATCGATACGACAGACAGTGTCCTGATGCTGGGCGCCTATGGCTGGGCGTTCGTCAAGCCGATTCGCAAGCTCTACTACAACATCACGATCACTACGATCTCCGCGCTGGTTGCACTGCTGGTAGGCAGCGTGGAAGGACTCGGCCTCGCTGCCGACAGGTTGCAGCTCACCGGCAGTTTCTGGAACCTGATTGGCAGCCTGAACGACCATTTCGGCATGATCGGCTACGTGATCATCGGCGTATTTATCGTGAGTTGGCTGGTCTCGGCGGCGTTCTACAAGTGGAAGCGTTTCGACGAACTGGACGCACGTTCGAGCGAGGCCTGA
- the nikR gene encoding nickel-responsive transcriptional regulator NikR, which yields MQRITITIDDDLLATVDSMVEQRGYTSRSEALRDLVRESQTRAPATHPGDLCVATLTYVYDHATRDLARRITQAHHDRHDMSVANMRVHLDHDSLLESSVLRGRSQEVAAFADSVSSQRGVRFARLHMIPVSLERLRHHHGSAEDQHDHLHV from the coding sequence ATGCAGCGCATCACCATCACGATCGACGACGACCTGCTTGCCACCGTGGATAGCATGGTCGAGCAGCGCGGTTATACGAGCCGCTCGGAAGCGCTCCGGGATCTGGTGAGAGAGAGCCAGACCCGGGCGCCCGCCACCCACCCGGGCGACCTCTGCGTGGCAACGCTGACCTATGTGTACGATCACGCCACGCGCGATCTTGCGCGGCGCATCACGCAGGCGCATCACGACCGTCACGACATGTCGGTGGCGAACATGCGCGTGCATCTGGACCACGACAGCCTGCTGGAATCGTCGGTACTGCGCGGTCGCTCGCAGGAAGTCGCGGCTTTCGCGGACAGCGTGTCGAGCCAGCGCGGCGTGCGCTTCGCGCGGCTGCACATGATTCCGGTGTCGCTCGAGCGCCTGCGGCACCACCACGGCAGCGCCGAAGATCAGCACGACCACCTGCACGTATGA
- a CDS encoding ABC transporter ATP-binding protein yields the protein MVANPTVLFPSRVNQAVATSEKLLAVENVNLEYRTRERVVRATHDVSFDVYGGDRFVLLGPSGCGKSTLLKAVAGFIPPTSGRMTLDGQTIKGPGADRIVVFQEFDQLPPWKTVLQNVAFPLRVAKKLSRAQARERALHYLEKVGLASFADAYPHTLSGGMKQRVAIARALAMQPRVLLMDEPFAALDALTRRKMQEELLRLWEEVNFTLLFVTHSIEEALVIGNRILLLSPHPGRVRAELNSHQYSQDSFGRSDFQHTVARIHHLLFEQTEAVQ from the coding sequence ATGGTGGCGAATCCTACCGTGCTTTTTCCGAGCCGCGTCAATCAGGCCGTGGCGACCAGTGAGAAGCTGCTTGCGGTCGAGAACGTCAATCTCGAATATCGCACGCGCGAGCGGGTCGTTCGCGCGACCCACGACGTCAGTTTCGACGTCTACGGTGGCGACCGTTTTGTCTTACTGGGTCCGTCGGGCTGCGGCAAATCCACGTTGCTCAAGGCCGTGGCGGGCTTTATCCCGCCCACGTCCGGCCGCATGACGCTCGACGGCCAGACGATCAAGGGACCTGGTGCCGATCGCATCGTCGTGTTTCAGGAGTTCGACCAGTTGCCGCCGTGGAAAACCGTGCTGCAAAACGTGGCGTTCCCGCTGCGGGTGGCGAAAAAACTGTCGCGTGCGCAAGCCAGAGAGCGTGCGTTGCACTATCTGGAGAAGGTGGGGCTCGCGTCATTCGCCGACGCTTATCCGCATACGTTATCCGGTGGGATGAAACAGCGCGTGGCGATCGCGCGCGCGCTCGCCATGCAGCCGCGCGTGCTGCTGATGGACGAGCCATTCGCTGCGCTCGACGCACTCACGCGTCGCAAGATGCAGGAAGAACTGCTGCGCCTGTGGGAAGAAGTCAATTTCACGCTGCTGTTCGTCACCCATTCGATCGAGGAAGCGCTCGTGATCGGCAACCGGATTCTGCTGCTCTCGCCCCATCCCGGACGCGTGCGTGCGGAACTCAACAGCCATCAGTATTCGCAGGACAGCTTTGGGCGCAGTGACTTCCAGCATACGGTCGCCCGGATTCATCATCTGTTGTTCGAGCAGACGGAGGCCGTGCAATGA
- a CDS encoding NPCBM/NEW2 domain-containing protein codes for MRPLSALSSFPAFAIALLCLFLASCGGSVDSPGAISSGNPDPGIALVQARFRTPPMGWNSWNTFGCNNSEATIKSVADAIASNGMAAAGYQYVTVDDCWVGGRNPTTGQLYSNATTFPDGIQALAAYVHAKGLKFGLYTSAGTNTCAGLSHGARPPSYPPGVGAGSLGHESVDAQTFANWGVDYIKFDYCGGSLTAFPAMRAGIAATGRTMYLSINPYSANATLPTNFASDGTLYVPAYADMSRISQDITAKFTSVTSIIDISAADAAWAVPGYFNDMDMLEVGNGMTADQDTAHFVMWAMMSSGLNAGNDVRTQSAATQALLTNASIIAVNQDALALQAVLDTADSSGSLQVWTKPLSATGTRAVALLNRGATAAPITVKLANLGLTGAVQATNLVTGASLGSVSQSLTQTVPATGAVLVKLTGTDPVATTGSLAPQTPVWSAVQSGSVAVKVGPEGAALPVGTSATGAVVVHGTSYVDGMTVNAPAQIVYRLNGHCTTFQSDIGLDAAAQGAGSVDYQVWADNVELYDSGFVTNSTPVKTVRVSVAGRNTLRLVVTDGHDGVTGDIADWANPSLVCS; via the coding sequence ATGCGCCCGCTATCCGCGCTCAGCAGCTTTCCTGCTTTTGCAATCGCCCTCTTGTGCCTGTTTCTCGCCAGTTGTGGAGGCAGCGTCGACAGTCCGGGCGCAATCTCCTCTGGCAACCCCGATCCCGGCATCGCGCTCGTTCAGGCCCGTTTCAGGACGCCGCCAATGGGCTGGAACTCGTGGAATACCTTTGGCTGCAACAATAGCGAGGCGACGATCAAGTCGGTGGCGGACGCAATCGCGTCGAACGGCATGGCGGCAGCCGGCTACCAGTATGTGACCGTCGACGACTGCTGGGTCGGCGGCCGCAATCCAACCACGGGTCAGCTCTATTCGAACGCCACCACGTTCCCCGATGGCATTCAGGCACTCGCGGCTTACGTGCATGCCAAGGGCCTGAAATTCGGTCTTTATACGTCGGCCGGTACGAACACGTGCGCCGGACTTTCGCACGGCGCACGGCCCCCCTCCTATCCGCCGGGCGTGGGGGCCGGCAGCCTCGGTCATGAAAGTGTGGATGCACAGACGTTTGCCAACTGGGGCGTCGATTACATCAAGTTCGACTACTGCGGCGGCAGTCTCACTGCATTTCCGGCCATGCGCGCCGGCATTGCCGCAACAGGGCGCACGATGTACCTGAGCATCAACCCGTACAGCGCGAACGCAACGCTGCCGACCAACTTCGCCTCCGACGGAACGCTGTACGTGCCGGCCTACGCCGACATGTCCCGCATCTCGCAGGACATTACCGCAAAGTTCACGTCAGTGACGTCGATCATCGACATCAGTGCAGCAGACGCCGCGTGGGCGGTGCCGGGCTATTTCAACGACATGGACATGCTCGAAGTCGGCAATGGCATGACCGCCGATCAGGACACCGCTCACTTTGTGATGTGGGCCATGATGTCGAGCGGACTGAATGCCGGTAATGACGTGCGCACGCAAAGCGCTGCCACGCAAGCGTTGCTGACCAACGCGTCGATCATTGCCGTGAATCAGGACGCGCTCGCACTGCAAGCCGTGCTCGACACGGCGGACAGTTCCGGCTCGCTGCAGGTATGGACCAAGCCATTGTCCGCAACCGGTACGCGCGCAGTGGCATTACTCAACCGCGGCGCGACGGCCGCGCCCATTACGGTCAAGCTGGCGAATCTCGGACTGACCGGTGCAGTGCAGGCCACCAACCTCGTGACCGGTGCGAGCCTCGGCAGCGTATCGCAGAGCCTCACGCAAACCGTGCCGGCTACCGGCGCGGTTCTGGTCAAGCTCACGGGCACCGACCCGGTTGCTACGACGGGTTCGCTGGCGCCACAGACGCCGGTCTGGTCTGCGGTGCAGTCAGGCAGTGTCGCGGTGAAAGTCGGTCCCGAGGGCGCGGCGTTGCCGGTCGGCACATCGGCAACCGGGGCCGTGGTCGTCCATGGAACCAGCTATGTGGACGGTATGACAGTGAACGCGCCCGCGCAGATCGTGTATCGGCTCAATGGACACTGCACGACGTTCCAGAGCGATATCGGACTGGACGCGGCCGCGCAAGGCGCGGGGTCGGTGGACTACCAGGTGTGGGCCGACAATGTCGAACTGTACGACAGCGGCTTCGTCACGAATTCGACGCCGGTCAAGACGGTGCGCGTCAGTGTGGCGGGACGCAACACGCTGCGCCTCGTCGTCACCGACGGCCATGACGGCGTAACGGGAGATATCGCGGATTGGGCGAACCCATCGCTCGTCTGTTCGTGA
- a CDS encoding TauD/TfdA family dioxygenase, which yields MTIALATNAGDAGHSVPDQPIVIRAFDGPLGAEVIGLDLGRPLSQHDFARIHRAHLDHHVLVFREQRITPDQQIAFSRRFGPLQIHVLHQFQLPGFPEVLVVSNVVENGQPIGLGDAGHFWHSDLSYKEKPSLGSLLHAQELPAEGGDTLFANMHLAWDTLPTHLRTAVEGRSAEHTYLAKYAELQKRSPWRPNLSAGQIAQVKPVVHPVVREHPETGRKALFVSEHFTTRIIGVPEDESRQLLEELFAHSVRPEHLYRHQWAEHDMVFWDNRSLMHLAAGTPDHLRRKLYRTTIEGDVPF from the coding sequence GTGACGATTGCCCTCGCAACTAACGCCGGCGACGCCGGCCATTCCGTTCCCGATCAGCCGATCGTGATTCGTGCATTCGATGGCCCGCTCGGCGCCGAAGTGATCGGACTCGACCTTGGCCGGCCGCTCAGCCAGCACGATTTCGCCCGCATTCACCGCGCGCATCTGGATCACCACGTGCTCGTGTTTCGCGAGCAGCGCATCACGCCGGATCAGCAGATTGCGTTCAGCCGACGCTTCGGCCCCTTGCAGATTCACGTGTTGCATCAATTCCAGCTGCCCGGTTTTCCGGAGGTGCTGGTGGTGTCGAATGTCGTCGAAAACGGGCAGCCGATCGGGCTCGGCGACGCGGGTCACTTCTGGCATTCGGATCTGTCGTACAAGGAGAAACCGAGCCTGGGATCGCTGCTGCATGCGCAGGAATTGCCGGCGGAAGGTGGCGACACGCTGTTTGCGAACATGCATCTCGCGTGGGACACGCTGCCCACGCATTTGCGTACGGCCGTAGAAGGACGCTCGGCCGAGCATACCTACCTTGCGAAGTACGCGGAATTGCAAAAGCGCAGCCCGTGGCGGCCGAATCTGTCCGCCGGGCAGATCGCGCAGGTGAAACCGGTGGTGCACCCCGTGGTGCGCGAGCATCCGGAAACCGGGCGCAAGGCGCTCTTCGTGAGCGAGCATTTCACGACGCGCATCATCGGTGTACCTGAAGACGAGAGCAGGCAGCTGCTCGAAGAACTCTTCGCACACAGCGTGCGGCCGGAACACCTGTACCGGCATCAATGGGCCGAACACGACATGGTGTTCTGGGACAACCGTTCGCTGATGCATCTGGCCGCCGGCACGCCGGACCATCTGCGCCGCAAACTCTATCGCACCACTATCGAGGGCGATGTGCCTTTTTGA
- a CDS encoding SDR family NAD(P)-dependent oxidoreductase has protein sequence MEQNSGSGRGKVAVITGGAMGIGADVAERLARSGYHAVLSDINRGAAEETAGKLQEQGLSASAVAMDVGDAASIAEGFAVIERDAGRCDVLVNCAGIATILPFIDYPLDVFLKTMQVNVTGTLLCAQHAARMMKPNGWGRIVNIASVAGMRAVGTGRTAYGTSKGAVIALTRQMAVELCEYGITANAVSPGPVDTPMTQVLHSAQFREEYSRAIPMKRYGTTSEIAAAVCYLASDDAGYVTGVVLPVDGGFLSWGAGAV, from the coding sequence GTGGAACAGAACAGCGGGAGTGGGCGGGGCAAAGTCGCGGTCATCACGGGCGGCGCAATGGGCATTGGAGCGGATGTGGCAGAGCGGCTCGCGCGCAGCGGCTATCACGCGGTGCTCTCCGACATCAATCGCGGTGCGGCAGAGGAGACGGCCGGCAAGTTGCAGGAGCAAGGCCTTTCCGCGTCCGCGGTGGCAATGGATGTGGGCGATGCCGCGTCGATCGCCGAAGGCTTCGCCGTCATAGAACGTGACGCTGGCCGGTGCGACGTGCTCGTCAACTGCGCGGGCATTGCGACGATCCTGCCATTCATCGACTATCCGCTCGATGTATTTCTCAAGACCATGCAGGTCAACGTGACCGGCACGCTGCTGTGCGCGCAGCATGCCGCCCGGATGATGAAGCCCAACGGTTGGGGACGCATCGTCAACATTGCGTCCGTGGCCGGCATGCGTGCGGTAGGAACGGGGCGAACCGCGTATGGGACGTCCAAGGGCGCCGTGATCGCGCTCACGAGGCAGATGGCGGTCGAATTGTGCGAGTACGGCATCACGGCCAATGCGGTGTCGCCCGGACCGGTCGATACACCCATGACCCAAGTCCTTCATTCCGCCCAGTTCCGCGAAGAATATTCCCGTGCGATCCCGATGAAGCGCTATGGCACCACGTCCGAAATCGCTGCTGCGGTGTGCTACCTCGCGTCCGACGACGCCGGCTATGTCACCGGCGTCGTGCTGCCCGTGGACGGCGGCTTCCTGTCGTGGGGCGCGGGCGCCGTGTGA